In Acidimicrobiales bacterium, the following are encoded in one genomic region:
- a CDS encoding pyridoxamine 5'-phosphate oxidase family protein, translating to MGDRTTLRRKPDRSIDDRQAIHALIDEAVYCHVGIVAGGATDAHPVVIPMLHARQGERLLLHGSPASRLLRTARDGVDLCATITLSDALVLARSGFHHSMNYRSVVVLGRATEVIDHDEKVEALDRFVEHAVPGRTARIRPATTQEVKGTLVLSVPLDDCSMKVRSGPPIDDETDMDSDTWAGLIPLYQGVGIAIPDEATGDATVPGHVAFWSRGRR from the coding sequence GTGGGTGACCGGACGACCCTGAGGCGCAAGCCTGACCGGTCCATCGACGACCGCCAGGCCATCCATGCTCTGATCGACGAGGCCGTCTACTGCCATGTGGGCATCGTGGCCGGCGGCGCGACAGACGCCCACCCAGTGGTCATACCCATGCTGCACGCCCGGCAAGGCGAGCGGCTCCTACTTCACGGGTCACCAGCCAGCCGACTGCTGCGGACAGCGCGCGACGGTGTGGATCTCTGCGCAACCATCACCCTCTCCGACGCCCTGGTCCTAGCCCGGTCCGGCTTTCACCATTCGATGAACTACCGGTCAGTTGTGGTCCTCGGGCGAGCCACCGAGGTCATAGACCATGACGAAAAGGTAGAAGCCCTGGACCGGTTCGTGGAACACGCCGTGCCGGGTCGAACGGCCCGGATCCGACCGGCCACCACCCAGGAGGTAAAGGGAACCCTCGTGCTCAGCGTTCCACTGGACGACTGTTCCATGAAGGTACGGAGCGGGCCCCCGATCGACGATGAAACAGACATGGACTCCGACACTTGGGCCGGACTCATCCCGCTGTACCAGGGTGTAGGGATCGCCATCCCTGACGAGGCCACCGGGGACGCCACGGTTCCCGGACACGTGGCCTTCTGGTCCCGGGGAAGACGGTAG
- the glpK gene encoding glycerol kinase GlpK, which yields MALVGALDQGTTSTRFLVFDDSGAVVSVAQRSHRQHFPQPGWVEHCAEEIRDNAWAVVTEALTGAGLDPGDLAAVGITNQRETAVLWERSTGRPVHHAVVWQDTRTAELVENLAGDGGSDRFREVTGLPLATYFTGPKVAWLLDHVDGLRNRAEAGDLCAGTIDSWLTWNLTGGPDGGRHVTDVTNASRTLLMNIARLAWDPAMLETLDIPAGLLPEIVPSVGRVGTGTGALDGVPVSGILGDQQAALFGQGCHGAGEAKNTYGTGCFLLLHTGQEMVPSRHGLLTTVACQKAGEAPTYALEGSVAMAGATVQWLRDEIGLIADSADVEALARTVEDNGDVYLVPAFSGLFAPHWRADARGAVVGITRYTNRGHLARAALESTAFQTAEVLEAMRADSGVELSELRVDGGMVVNDLLMQFQADILDVPVVRPMVEETTALGAAYAAGLAEDVWPGPADIRANWREGGRWTPSMAADDRARLIARWKQAVQRTLDWV from the coding sequence ATGGCCCTCGTAGGGGCATTGGACCAGGGCACCACTAGTACCCGTTTTTTGGTATTTGACGACAGCGGCGCAGTGGTGTCGGTCGCCCAGCGGTCACACCGACAGCACTTCCCTCAACCGGGGTGGGTAGAGCACTGCGCTGAAGAGATCCGGGACAACGCGTGGGCTGTTGTAACCGAGGCGTTGACCGGAGCGGGTCTAGACCCCGGGGACCTCGCTGCCGTAGGGATCACCAACCAGCGTGAGACAGCCGTGCTGTGGGAACGATCTACCGGTCGTCCGGTCCACCACGCCGTCGTCTGGCAGGACACCCGGACGGCCGAGTTGGTGGAAAACCTCGCAGGCGACGGGGGATCAGACCGCTTCCGGGAAGTCACCGGCCTTCCCCTCGCCACCTACTTCACCGGCCCGAAGGTGGCATGGCTCCTAGACCACGTCGACGGACTACGGAACCGGGCGGAGGCCGGAGACCTGTGCGCGGGAACCATCGATTCTTGGCTGACCTGGAACCTGACAGGCGGCCCCGACGGAGGCCGGCACGTTACCGACGTGACCAACGCGTCGCGGACGCTCCTCATGAACATCGCCCGGCTGGCGTGGGACCCGGCAATGTTGGAGACATTGGACATCCCCGCAGGGTTGCTTCCCGAAATCGTGCCCTCCGTCGGGCGGGTGGGGACAGGAACCGGTGCATTGGACGGCGTGCCCGTATCAGGAATCCTTGGCGACCAACAGGCTGCCCTGTTCGGGCAGGGTTGCCATGGGGCCGGCGAGGCCAAGAACACCTACGGGACCGGGTGCTTCCTGCTCTTGCACACCGGCCAGGAAATGGTGCCGTCCCGCCACGGCCTACTCACCACCGTGGCGTGCCAAAAGGCAGGAGAGGCGCCCACCTATGCACTAGAGGGATCGGTAGCAATGGCCGGAGCGACAGTGCAGTGGCTACGTGACGAGATCGGATTGATCGCCGACTCGGCTGATGTGGAGGCGTTGGCCCGGACAGTCGAAGACAACGGCGACGTCTACTTGGTCCCCGCCTTCTCCGGGCTCTTCGCCCCCCACTGGCGAGCAGACGCCAGGGGTGCCGTAGTGGGCATAACCCGTTACACCAACAGGGGGCACTTGGCCCGGGCGGCCCTGGAATCCACGGCCTTCCAGACTGCCGAGGTACTGGAGGCCATGCGGGCCGACAGCGGCGTAGAGCTATCCGAGTTGCGAGTCGACGGAGGCATGGTCGTCAATGACCTCCTCATGCAGTTCCAAGCGGACATCTTGGACGTGCCGGTGGTCCGACCGATGGTGGAGGAGACCACGGCGCTCGGAGCGGCCTACGCGGCGGGCCTAGCCGAAGACGTCTGGCCCGGGCCGGCTGACATCCGGGCGAACTGGAGGGAAGGGGGCCGCTGGACCCCGTCAATGGCCGCCGATGATCGGGCCCGCCTGATCGCCCGCTGGAAGCAGGCCGTACAGCGGACCCTCGACTGGGTCTGA
- a CDS encoding sterol desaturase family protein, with translation MTGGIDKANTDYEPSVPITPPPIYAWPPRPLAAVRWFVGRLLYPWVGTYLILSLIIWKWLLPPEEQMATLQANWILQIWARNLAVLTLVVGGLHWTLYARRRQGDSYKFNRRWPVKGRKYLFGDQVKDNAFWTLTSGGFFLTAYEALTHWAYASGLVDRPDWVSNPAYIFVMATLGVVLWSTIHFWVNHRLLHWEPLYRAAHHLHHRNINPGPWSGISMHPVEHLIYFSLFLLWWVVPVHPVVILMCGFYQGPGPAPSHSGFERVKIIGRWEIPAGDYFHQLHHRYFEVNYGNTQAPIDRAAGTWHDGTLEAHERLKGRRRADQIA, from the coding sequence GTGACCGGCGGGATTGACAAGGCCAACACCGACTACGAGCCATCAGTCCCGATCACACCCCCACCGATCTACGCCTGGCCACCGAGACCACTGGCCGCAGTCAGGTGGTTTGTTGGGCGCCTCCTGTACCCGTGGGTGGGGACCTACCTGATTCTCTCCCTCATAATCTGGAAGTGGCTACTGCCCCCCGAGGAGCAGATGGCCACCCTGCAGGCAAACTGGATTCTCCAAATCTGGGCACGCAACCTTGCCGTCCTTACCCTGGTGGTCGGCGGCCTTCATTGGACGCTGTACGCCCGTCGCCGCCAGGGTGACTCCTACAAATTCAACCGACGATGGCCGGTAAAGGGTCGCAAGTATCTGTTCGGCGACCAGGTGAAGGACAACGCCTTCTGGACTCTGACCAGTGGCGGATTCTTTCTAACGGCCTACGAGGCACTCACCCACTGGGCCTACGCCAGCGGCCTAGTAGACCGACCAGACTGGGTCTCCAACCCGGCCTACATATTCGTGATGGCCACTCTGGGCGTGGTCCTGTGGTCCACAATCCACTTCTGGGTCAACCACCGGCTTCTCCACTGGGAGCCGCTGTACCGGGCGGCCCACCACCTTCACCATCGCAACATCAACCCTGGACCGTGGAGCGGTATTTCCATGCACCCTGTGGAACACCTGATCTACTTCTCGCTCTTCCTGCTCTGGTGGGTAGTACCAGTCCATCCAGTGGTGATCCTGATGTGCGGTTTCTACCAAGGACCCGGTCCGGCGCCGTCTCACTCCGGCTTCGAGCGGGTGAAGATCATCGGCCGGTGGGAAATCCCAGCCGGGGACTACTTCCACCAACTGCACCACCGGTACTTTGAGGTGAACTACGGCAACACGCAGGCGCCAATCGACAGGGCCGCCGGGACCTGGCACGACGGGACCCTCGAGGCGCATGAGCGTCTCAAAGGCCGCCGTCGGGCCGACCAGATCGCCTGA
- a CDS encoding arylsulfatase, producing MDHPTTDGPIIGRTTSESTPWWPEPVLPATGTPNVIVVLLDDTGFAHLGCYGGSVDTPNYDRLAARGLRYTNFHTTALCSPTRACLLTGRNHHSVGMRALSNFDTGFPNMRGRIARSAGTLAEILREDGFATWAIGKWHLTPMREASAVGPFGDWPLQRGFDRYYGFMQGETDQFHPELYEDNRLVDVPRTPAEGYHVTEDLVDHAIDLVRTQHTMVPERPFFLYLAFGATHAPHQAPDTYLEKWRGRFDEGWDVVRQQVYERQLDMGVVPPGTELAPRNPGVEAWEDLSADERNVACRLQEAFAAMLDHTDAQLGRLLDSLDELGIADDTMIVALSDNGASQEGRAHGVLDTFRHFNGIDQPLDEAMDRLDAIGTRTSNTNYPWGWAQVGNTPGKRYKQNTHGGGVRDPLIVSWPNGIDQEASGGIRTQFHHVIDMAPTILELVGSTLPDEIGGVAQQPIEGTSLAYTFDIKAEDAGAVPTRKKTQYFEMQGHRALWYDGWKAVAYHRYGTSLDDDVWELYHLDEDFSECRDLADAQPERLAGMVDRFWEEAERYDVLPIMDDAGNLAGTGRLFAGHSTPGTPRNRDKFTYLPPTPRVPPDAGPALGSRNWTMRFDVERPDGEDVGVLLAVGTVNNGLVAYVDRQGHLVYDHNAYGNHTVLRSPSPVPTGRSVLEVHQDRVRQGPGRARLLVDGTLVGEESIPEIPTMISPVGLDVGRNPTGVSPDYEPPFAFRGRIHRVDIATRRAFRKEDEAAIELAAAERMQ from the coding sequence ATGGATCACCCGACCACTGATGGCCCAATCATCGGACGCACCACCAGCGAGTCCACACCCTGGTGGCCCGAGCCGGTCCTGCCGGCCACCGGCACGCCCAACGTGATCGTCGTCCTGCTGGACGACACCGGTTTCGCCCACCTGGGTTGTTACGGAGGATCGGTCGACACCCCCAACTATGACCGCCTAGCCGCCCGGGGCCTTCGCTACACAAACTTTCACACCACGGCACTCTGCTCGCCGACTCGCGCCTGTCTCCTAACGGGTCGCAACCACCACTCGGTGGGCATGCGGGCCCTGTCCAACTTCGATACTGGCTTCCCCAATATGCGCGGTCGGATCGCCCGATCGGCGGGCACGCTGGCTGAGATTCTCCGCGAGGACGGTTTCGCTACGTGGGCCATCGGCAAATGGCACCTCACCCCAATGCGAGAAGCCTCTGCTGTCGGCCCGTTCGGAGACTGGCCGCTCCAGCGGGGATTCGACCGGTACTACGGATTCATGCAGGGCGAGACCGACCAGTTCCACCCGGAGCTCTACGAGGACAACCGCCTAGTCGACGTCCCCCGAACCCCCGCGGAGGGTTACCACGTCACAGAAGACCTGGTCGACCACGCAATCGACCTGGTCCGGACCCAACACACAATGGTTCCGGAACGTCCGTTTTTTTTGTACCTGGCCTTTGGCGCTACCCACGCCCCTCACCAGGCACCGGACACCTACCTCGAGAAGTGGCGGGGCCGCTTCGACGAGGGGTGGGACGTAGTCCGTCAACAGGTTTACGAACGGCAACTGGACATGGGAGTGGTCCCACCCGGGACGGAGCTCGCCCCCCGCAACCCAGGGGTGGAGGCATGGGAGGACCTCTCGGCAGACGAACGTAACGTGGCCTGCCGGCTCCAGGAGGCCTTCGCCGCCATGCTGGACCACACCGATGCTCAACTAGGGCGACTGCTGGACTCGCTGGACGAGTTGGGCATTGCCGACGACACCATGATTGTGGCCCTCAGCGACAACGGGGCGTCCCAAGAGGGTCGAGCACACGGGGTTCTGGACACGTTCCGGCACTTCAACGGAATCGATCAACCCCTCGACGAGGCGATGGACCGGCTGGACGCCATCGGAACCCGGACGTCTAACACCAACTACCCGTGGGGGTGGGCCCAGGTGGGCAACACCCCCGGCAAGCGCTACAAGCAGAACACTCACGGAGGCGGCGTTCGCGACCCTCTGATCGTCTCGTGGCCCAACGGCATCGACCAGGAAGCCTCGGGGGGAATCCGTACCCAGTTTCACCATGTGATCGACATGGCTCCGACGATCCTCGAGCTGGTCGGTTCAACATTGCCCGACGAGATTGGAGGCGTGGCCCAGCAGCCAATCGAGGGGACCAGCCTGGCCTACACCTTCGACATAAAAGCCGAGGATGCCGGCGCCGTCCCCACACGGAAGAAGACCCAGTACTTCGAGATGCAGGGACACCGGGCACTCTGGTACGACGGATGGAAGGCCGTGGCCTACCACCGATACGGCACCTCCTTAGACGACGACGTCTGGGAGCTATACCACCTCGACGAGGACTTCTCGGAGTGCCGCGACTTGGCCGATGCCCAACCCGAACGACTGGCTGGGATGGTGGACCGGTTCTGGGAGGAGGCTGAACGCTACGACGTGCTTCCCATCATGGATGACGCCGGAAACCTTGCCGGGACGGGAAGGCTGTTCGCCGGCCACTCCACACCCGGAACACCAAGAAACCGAGACAAATTCACCTACCTCCCACCCACGCCGCGCGTTCCTCCGGACGCGGGCCCCGCCCTCGGCTCGCGGAACTGGACAATGCGCTTCGATGTGGAGCGGCCCGACGGCGAAGACGTCGGAGTTCTCCTTGCCGTCGGAACAGTGAACAATGGGCTAGTGGCCTACGTCGACCGGCAGGGACACCTCGTCTACGACCACAACGCGTACGGCAACCACACGGTGCTTCGATCCCCGTCACCGGTTCCAACCGGCCGTTCCGTCCTAGAGGTCCACCAGGACCGCGTGCGACAAGGTCCCGGACGGGCTCGCCTGTTGGTCGATGGGACACTGGTCGGCGAGGAGAGCATCCCCGAGATACCCACCATGATCTCGCCCGTGGGGCTTGACGTGGGCCGAAACCCGACTGGGGTCAGCCCTGACTACGAGCCACCCTTCGCGTTCCGGGGCCGGATTCACCGCGTGGACATTGCTACCCGACGGGCCTTCCGGAAGGAAGATGAGGCGGCAATCGAGTTGGCGGCCGCCGAGCGGATGCAGTGA
- a CDS encoding M20/M25/M40 family metallo-hydrolase: MATATERTAETVELLQALIRNECVNDGTPESGQEVRNADLLATYLEGTGLDLQCYEPTPGRTSLVARIEGSDPAAPSLCLMGHTDVVPVNPDGWSRDPFGGEVVDGEVWGRGAVDMLNLTASQAVAFRSLADSGFRPTGDLIFFAVADEESGSAHGARWMADHEADAIRADYVLTENGGLHSGSAEAPAISVNVAEKGAAWRRLTVRGTPGHGSAPYRTDNALVKAAAVVQRLADYRPPARFHELWRGQVDAMALDEELREQLLDTDRIDEFLAALPDPGMAGHLHACTHTTFSPNVADGLGKTNVIPDRVTIDVDIRTMPGDHTEEVRGHLREALGDLADHVELEVLQDDAASSSRIETPLWDALERAVARPFPTARINPQFIVGFTDARVYREMGAVAYGAGLLSPRISGGEFAQRFHGNDERIDIESLGLTTGLYHDVCMDLLG, from the coding sequence ATGGCGACGGCGACCGAACGGACAGCGGAGACCGTTGAGCTTCTGCAGGCCCTGATCCGCAACGAATGTGTGAACGACGGCACCCCCGAGTCGGGCCAGGAGGTTCGCAACGCCGACCTGCTCGCCACCTACCTGGAGGGCACCGGCCTAGACCTTCAGTGCTACGAACCCACCCCGGGCCGGACCTCGCTGGTGGCCCGCATCGAGGGGTCGGACCCTGCTGCCCCTTCCCTGTGCCTTATGGGCCACACCGACGTGGTTCCAGTGAACCCAGATGGTTGGAGCCGTGACCCGTTCGGCGGAGAGGTGGTAGACGGCGAGGTCTGGGGTCGGGGTGCCGTCGACATGTTGAACCTGACTGCCTCCCAGGCCGTGGCCTTTCGTAGCCTGGCTGACAGCGGCTTTCGACCCACCGGCGATCTGATTTTCTTCGCGGTGGCCGACGAAGAGTCAGGTAGCGCCCACGGGGCCCGTTGGATGGCCGACCACGAGGCCGACGCCATCCGAGCTGACTACGTCCTCACCGAGAACGGTGGCCTCCACTCGGGTAGCGCTGAGGCTCCGGCCATCTCGGTCAACGTGGCCGAGAAGGGGGCGGCCTGGCGGCGCCTGACTGTTCGGGGAACTCCAGGCCATGGCTCGGCGCCCTACCGGACCGACAACGCGCTAGTGAAGGCGGCCGCCGTAGTGCAGCGCCTCGCCGACTACCGACCACCGGCCCGCTTCCATGAACTATGGAGGGGCCAGGTGGACGCCATGGCCCTGGACGAAGAACTCCGAGAGCAACTCCTTGACACGGACCGAATCGACGAGTTCCTGGCTGCCCTGCCCGACCCGGGAATGGCGGGACACTTGCACGCGTGTACCCACACGACCTTCTCGCCCAACGTGGCTGACGGTCTGGGCAAGACCAACGTGATACCTGACCGGGTAACTATCGATGTGGATATCCGCACCATGCCCGGCGACCACACCGAGGAGGTCCGCGGCCACCTCCGCGAGGCACTCGGAGACTTAGCCGACCACGTTGAGTTAGAGGTCCTCCAAGACGACGCCGCCTCATCTAGCCGCATCGAAACTCCCCTGTGGGACGCTCTGGAGCGGGCCGTGGCACGGCCGTTCCCCACGGCCCGAATCAACCCCCAGTTCATTGTGGGATTCACGGACGCTCGGGTCTACCGGGAGATGGGGGCTGTGGCCTACGGGGCGGGCCTCCTCAGCCCTCGGATCAGTGGCGGGGAATTCGCCCAGAGATTCCACGGAAACGACGAGCGGATCGACATCGAGTCGCTGGGTTTGACCACCGGGTTGTATCACGACGTCTGCATGGACCTACTTGGATGA
- a CDS encoding thioesterase family protein, whose translation MSSQFDRETEVEPVGEGRFAAQVSGSWNIGDNPNGGYLTAIALQALRQIGPHQDPVSVTTHFLRPGSGGQPGEVVIELLRSGRSVTTGRATLSQDGRPRIEVVAALGDLSDTSGHDHEITLPPPSMPPLDECVERDGLEQGVRLFISSRVDLRVHPAMSTAGGSNKAEVVGWIRFADERPPDALGAVLFSDAFAPSIFSRLGRVGWVPTIELTVHVRRRPSPGWMMGRFTTEDLHDGRMIEDGCIWDANGSLVARSRQLAMLLPGTAAS comes from the coding sequence ATGAGTAGCCAGTTCGACCGGGAGACCGAGGTGGAGCCTGTCGGCGAGGGACGATTCGCCGCCCAGGTCAGCGGGTCGTGGAACATCGGCGATAACCCAAACGGCGGCTATCTGACGGCCATCGCCCTTCAGGCCCTGCGCCAAATAGGCCCTCACCAGGACCCGGTCTCGGTCACCACCCATTTTCTTCGTCCCGGTTCTGGAGGACAGCCTGGCGAGGTGGTCATCGAGCTACTCCGCTCCGGACGATCGGTAACCACGGGGAGGGCCACGCTCTCTCAGGACGGACGGCCCCGGATCGAAGTGGTGGCAGCCCTAGGCGACCTGTCCGACACGTCGGGCCACGACCATGAGATCACCCTTCCTCCACCGAGCATGCCGCCCCTGGACGAGTGCGTTGAACGCGACGGATTGGAGCAGGGCGTACGCCTTTTCATCTCCAGCCGAGTTGACCTCCGAGTGCATCCCGCGATGTCGACCGCTGGGGGCTCGAACAAGGCCGAGGTGGTTGGTTGGATCCGTTTCGCCGACGAACGTCCCCCCGATGCCCTGGGCGCCGTACTGTTCTCCGACGCCTTCGCCCCGTCGATCTTCTCGCGGCTCGGACGGGTGGGCTGGGTTCCCACCATCGAGCTGACCGTCCACGTGAGACGCCGCCCCAGTCCTGGATGGATGATGGGCCGGTTCACCACCGAGGACCTGCACGACGGCCGGATGATCGAAGATGGGTGCATCTGGGACGCCAACGGGTCTCTAGTGGCCCGCTCCCGACAACTGGCCATGCTCCTCCCGGGAACCGCTGCCAGTTGA
- a CDS encoding crotonase/enoyl-CoA hydratase family protein, which yields MLTERRGRVLVITLNRPEAMNAINGALSEGLRSAVQELDSDSGLTAGVVTGAGKGFCSGMDLKAFSRGEDIGPMLEFVQNGAAKPLVGAIEGFALAGGLELALSCDLLVAARGAKLGIPEVGVGLFAAGAGLFRLPGRVGYGTAMEMAITGDPITAEEAADHGLVSRLTEPGEALSAALVLAERIAQNAPLAVAASKQLIRATQGATEEELWKIQRPHMATVWKSGDAKEGPRAFAEKRPPEWTGT from the coding sequence GTGCTCACTGAGCGCCGAGGTCGAGTTCTGGTCATCACGCTGAATCGACCCGAAGCCATGAACGCCATCAACGGGGCCCTGTCCGAGGGCCTGCGGTCCGCCGTGCAGGAGCTCGACAGTGATTCTGGGCTCACGGCCGGTGTCGTAACCGGTGCCGGAAAGGGCTTCTGCTCCGGCATGGACCTCAAGGCGTTCTCGCGGGGTGAGGACATCGGGCCGATGTTGGAGTTCGTGCAAAATGGCGCAGCTAAGCCACTTGTCGGGGCGATTGAGGGGTTCGCCCTTGCTGGAGGGCTGGAACTGGCCCTGTCGTGCGACCTGCTGGTAGCTGCCCGTGGGGCCAAGTTAGGCATACCGGAGGTTGGGGTGGGCCTGTTTGCCGCAGGAGCTGGCCTGTTCCGGCTGCCCGGTCGTGTCGGCTACGGCACGGCCATGGAGATGGCCATTACCGGAGATCCGATCACCGCCGAGGAAGCTGCCGACCACGGTCTGGTGTCCCGGCTGACTGAGCCCGGTGAGGCGCTCAGTGCGGCCCTCGTTCTGGCCGAGCGGATCGCCCAGAATGCTCCGCTGGCCGTAGCCGCCTCCAAGCAGCTCATCCGGGCAACCCAGGGCGCCACCGAAGAGGAGCTGTGGAAGATCCAGCGACCCCACATGGCGACCGTCTGGAAGTCCGGCGACGCCAAGGAGGGCCCCCGGGCTTTCGCCGAGAAACGTCCCCCGGAGTGGACCGGGACCTAA
- a CDS encoding SDR family NAD(P)-dependent oxidoreductase, whose translation MPRVDLDGSSSVVTGGASGIGEASARQLAAAGSRVVVADLNEERGQAVASELGGLFVRCDVTSTDDADAAVAAASEMGPLRALVNSAGLGYAARTISRDNEPMDLARFEFVVRVNLIGSFNVLSRAAGAMAATEPLDEDGQRGAVVNMASAAAFDGQIGQAAYSASKGGIVGMTLPVARDLSAVGVRVNTIAPGLIDTPIYGEGEQSEAFKAHLGQSVLFPKRLGSSEELAFMVMDLLTNPYMNGEVIRVDGGIRMPPK comes from the coding sequence GTGCCCCGAGTTGACTTGGACGGCAGTTCCTCTGTCGTCACCGGCGGAGCGTCCGGTATCGGCGAGGCCAGTGCCCGTCAACTAGCAGCCGCTGGAAGCCGGGTCGTCGTTGCCGACCTCAACGAGGAGCGTGGCCAGGCCGTGGCCTCCGAGTTGGGAGGCCTATTTGTTCGTTGCGATGTCACCAGCACCGACGATGCCGACGCTGCGGTGGCCGCTGCTTCTGAGATGGGCCCGCTCAGGGCGCTCGTCAACTCGGCGGGTCTCGGATATGCGGCGCGGACTATCTCCCGCGACAACGAGCCGATGGACCTAGCTCGGTTCGAGTTCGTGGTCCGGGTCAACCTGATTGGCTCGTTCAACGTGCTCAGTCGTGCCGCCGGTGCCATGGCGGCGACTGAGCCGCTGGATGAAGACGGACAACGAGGTGCGGTAGTGAATATGGCTTCTGCTGCGGCCTTCGACGGCCAGATTGGACAGGCCGCCTACTCGGCCTCCAAGGGCGGCATCGTGGGCATGACGCTTCCCGTCGCCCGGGACCTGTCGGCTGTCGGTGTACGGGTCAACACCATCGCTCCTGGCCTCATCGACACCCCCATCTATGGCGAGGGCGAACAGAGCGAAGCCTTTAAGGCTCACCTGGGCCAGTCGGTGCTGTTCCCAAAGAGGCTGGGTTCCTCCGAGGAACTGGCCTTTATGGTCATGGACTTACTAACCAACCCGTACATGAACGGTGAGGTCATCCGGGTCGACGGGGGCATCCGGATGCCCCCCAAGTAA
- a CDS encoding alcohol dehydrogenase catalytic domain-containing protein, with protein sequence MQGLIQEGNGEEHVRLSDALEHAADLEPRQVRVEIRAAGVCGSDLSCVHGKYYMPTPLVPGHEAAGVVVEVGSAVTYCSVGDHVVLSTFGNCGHCPTCEGGDPGNCGFGGLRHTHVEGEQALWGFANLGAFAQETIVHENQAVPIPAEVPLTSAALIGCGVMTGAGAVFNRARVAVGDRVAVIGAGGVGLNVIQAARLSGASQVIAIDRAPSKERMATEFGATDFLLADSDDFDAVAAVQQVSGGGVDHAFEVVGSTKLLADAISMVRAGGNVCAVGVPDLTATVTYPFQALHQNKNLLGIRAGGGKPRRDFPLLADLYLRGMLRLDELVSHTAGLDGLQEAFNSLKAGAEARTVLLPHG encoded by the coding sequence ATGCAGGGCCTTATCCAGGAGGGCAACGGCGAGGAGCACGTCCGGCTATCCGACGCCCTTGAGCATGCGGCGGACCTTGAGCCGCGGCAGGTCCGCGTCGAGATCCGGGCGGCCGGTGTCTGCGGCAGTGATCTCAGTTGCGTGCACGGCAAGTACTACATGCCCACCCCGCTGGTCCCCGGGCACGAGGCAGCCGGCGTCGTTGTGGAGGTCGGATCGGCCGTTACTTATTGCTCGGTAGGTGACCACGTGGTGCTGTCCACGTTTGGGAACTGTGGACACTGCCCGACCTGCGAGGGCGGTGATCCGGGTAACTGCGGCTTCGGCGGTCTCCGTCATACCCACGTCGAGGGCGAGCAGGCCCTGTGGGGGTTCGCCAACCTGGGCGCCTTTGCCCAAGAGACCATCGTCCACGAGAACCAAGCCGTCCCTATCCCCGCTGAGGTTCCCCTCACCTCGGCTGCCCTCATCGGGTGCGGTGTAATGACCGGAGCTGGGGCGGTATTCAACCGGGCTCGGGTGGCCGTCGGCGACCGGGTCGCAGTCATCGGTGCTGGGGGCGTCGGTCTAAACGTCATTCAGGCGGCCCGGCTCAGTGGCGCCTCCCAGGTCATCGCTATCGACCGGGCGCCCTCCAAGGAGCGGATGGCCACCGAGTTCGGAGCCACCGACTTCCTGTTGGCTGATAGCGACGACTTCGACGCGGTGGCCGCCGTGCAGCAGGTCAGCGGCGGCGGCGTGGACCACGCCTTCGAGGTGGTGGGTAGTACCAAGCTTTTGGCCGACGCCATCTCCATGGTCCGAGCGGGCGGAAACGTGTGTGCCGTAGGGGTTCCCGACCTCACGGCCACTGTTACCTACCCGTTCCAGGCCCTTCACCAGAACAAAAACCTGTTGGGTATCCGGGCCGGGGGCGGCAAACCCCGGCGAGATTTCCCGCTCCTGGCCGACCTGTACCTCCGGGGCATGCTTCGGCTGGATGAGTTGGTCTCCCATACTGCTGGCCTTGACGGCCTTCAGGAGGCGTTCAACTCCCTAAAGGCAGGCGCTGAGGCCCGAACCGTTCTGCTCCCCCACGGCTAA